A DNA window from Arachis hypogaea cultivar Tifrunner chromosome 18, arahy.Tifrunner.gnm2.J5K5, whole genome shotgun sequence contains the following coding sequences:
- the LOC112769225 gene encoding ras-related protein RABA1f — translation MGSAYKAEEEYDYLYKVVLIGDSGVGKSNLLSRFTKNEFTLDSKSTIGVEFATRTVHVHDKIVKAQIWDTAGQERYRAITSAYYRGAVGALVVYDISRHVTFENVERWLKELRDHTDANLVVMLVGNKADLRHLRAVPTEEAKEFAEREKIYFMETSALESLNVDSAFTEVLTQIYNVVSRKSLEAVNDTAALPKGQTINLGSKDDVSAVKKSGCCSA, via the exons ATGGGTAGCGCTTACAAAGCAGAGGAAGAGTACGACTACTTGTACAAGGTGGTGCTGATCGGAGACTCAGGTGTTGGGAAGTCGAACCTGTTGTCGAGGTTCACCAAGAACGAGTTCACCTTGGACTCAAAGTCCACCATTGGCGTCGAGTTCGCCACCCGAACCGTCCATGTTCACGACAAGATCGTCAAGGCTCAGATTTGGGACACTGCTGGCCAAGAAag ATACCGGGCAATCACAAGTGCTTATTACCGAGGAGCTGTAGGTGCATTGGTTGTGTATGACATCAGCAGGCATGTGACCTTTGAGAACGTGGAGAGATGGCTGAAGGAGCTTCGCGACCACACGGACGCCAACCTCGTCGTCATGCTGGTGGGGAACAAGGCGGATCTACGGCACCTGCGTGCCGTGCCAACGGAGGAAGCCAAGGAGTTTGCTGAGAGAGAGAAGATATACTTCATGGAAACATCAGCACTTGAGTCTTTGAATGTGGACAGTGCCTTCACAGAAGTGCTAACTCAGATATACAATGTTGTGAGTAGGAAGAGCCTTGAGGCTGTGAATGACACTGCAGCATTGCCAAAGGGACAGACCATAAATCTTGGAAGCAAAGATGATGTCTCAGCTGTTAAGAAATCTGGTTGCTGCTCGGCATAG